A window of the Budorcas taxicolor isolate Tak-1 chromosome 8, Takin1.1, whole genome shotgun sequence genome harbors these coding sequences:
- the LOC128052113 gene encoding LOW QUALITY PROTEIN: olfactory receptor 13C4-like (The sequence of the model RefSeq protein was modified relative to this genomic sequence to represent the inferred CDS: inserted 2 bases in 1 codon): MDRINKTFVNEFILLGLSGYPKLXRLFSAVILVMYLMILIGNSVLIIASIFDSRLHTPMYFFLGNLSFLDICYTSSSVPSTLVSLISKKRNISFSGCAMQMFLGFAMGSTECFLLGMMAFDRYVAICNPLRYPVIMSKVVYILMASVSWLSGGINSIVQTSLAMRLPFCENNIINHFLCEILAVLKLACADISLNIVTLAVSNMAFLVLPLLVIFFSYMLILYTILRMNSATGRHKAFSTCSAHLTVVIIFYGTIFFMYAKPKSQDLLGQDNLQAREGLVSMFYGVVTPMLNPIIYSLRNKDVKAAVKYLLSQKSVNQLRPK, encoded by the exons ATGGATAGAATAAATAAGACATTTGTGAATGAATTCATCCTTCTGGGACTCTCTGGTTACCCAAAACT GAGATTATTTTCTGCTGTAATTCTAGTTATGTATCTAATGATTCTAATTGGCAACAGTGTTCTGATCATAGCAAGCATATTTGATTCCCGTcttcacacccccatgtacttctttctGGGAAACCTCTCTTTCCTGGATATCTGCTATACATCCTCCTCTGTTCCCTCAACTTTGGTGAGCTTAATCtcaaaaaaaaggaacatttccttctctggatgtGCAATGCAGATGTTCTTAGGATTTGCAATGGGGTCAACAGAGTGTTTCCTCCTTGGCATGATGGCTtttgaccgctatgtggccatctgtaacCCTCTGAGATACCCTGTCATCATGAGCAAGGTGGTGTATATCCTGATGGCTTCTGTGTCATGGCTTTCTGGTGGGATCAACTCAATTGTGCAAACATCACTTGCCATGCGATTGCCTTTTTGTGAGAATAATATTATCAATCATTTCTTATGTGAAATACTGGCTGTTCTCAAGCTAGCTTGTGCTGATATATCCCTCAATATTGTTACTTTAGCAGTGTCAAATATGGCTTTCTTGGTTCTACCCCTTCTggtcatttttttctcatatatgcTTATCCTCTATACCATCTTGAGAATGAACTCAGCCACAGGGAGACACAAGGCCTTTTCTACCTGCTCAGCACATCTGACTGTGGTGATCATATTTTATGGTACCATTTTCTTCATGTATGCCAAACCCAAGTCTCAAGACCTCCTTGGACAAGACAATTTGCAAGCTAGAGAAGGGCTTGTTTCCATGTTTTATGGAGTGGTGACTCCAATGCTAAATCCTATAATCTATAGCTTGAGAAACAAGGATGTAAAAGCTGCtgtgaaatatttactgagtcaGAAATCTGTTAACCAATTAAGACCAAAGTGA